The following coding sequences lie in one Halomonas sp. 'Soap Lake #6' genomic window:
- a CDS encoding antitoxin Xre-like helix-turn-helix domain-containing protein gives MQTANDISQNRAAAAAGLKAAVRILDKWRASGEQGEAILRVSHSTYARARRGDLAEIKLDGDQLTRISYLLNIHATLRMIFDNPENLYGFVNMVNQNPYFNGRTPLEIMGSGDFAALYETFKRIDSLRGSQW, from the coding sequence ATGCAAACAGCAAACGATATTTCCCAAAACAGGGCGGCTGCTGCTGCAGGCTTAAAAGCGGCGGTACGCATTCTGGATAAATGGCGAGCATCTGGCGAGCAGGGCGAAGCGATTTTGCGCGTTTCGCATAGCACCTATGCACGTGCTCGGCGGGGAGATCTGGCTGAAATCAAGTTGGATGGGGACCAGCTTACCCGGATCAGCTACTTGCTTAATATCCACGCTACGCTACGGATGATATTTGATAACCCTGAAAATCTTTATGGGTTCGTCAACATGGTTAACCAAAACCCCTACTTTAATGGCCGCACGCCGCTAGAAATCATGGGGTCTGGAGATTTTGCGGCGCTTTATGAAACCTTTAAGCGTATTGACAGCCTGCGGGGAAGTCAGTGGTAA
- a CDS encoding metal ABC transporter ATP-binding protein, with translation MKPLCESAPAAIDITNLYAAYHRQPVLENINLSFPAGKWTAIVGPNGAGKSTLFHVLTGGMSPLRGRVEAFGEPIATHRKAGNIAYMAQREAIEWDFPISVWETVMGGRYGHMRHDPLWRRLLPARWYAANHRDAVHKALEDVNMLALADRPIGALSGGQKKRVLLARALAQQAKILLLDEPLAGVDPPSEQLILDVLKRERASGRTVIMVTHDMPGARRYVDHVVLINRFVRGSGLPEEMLSTTRLAELAVSAIEQTNTDQALRSSAFALRQG, from the coding sequence ATGAAGCCCCTGTGTGAGAGTGCCCCGGCTGCCATTGATATTACGAATCTTTATGCCGCTTATCATCGTCAGCCGGTGTTAGAAAATATCAACCTATCGTTCCCTGCGGGAAAGTGGACGGCTATCGTGGGGCCTAATGGGGCTGGTAAGTCGACGCTTTTTCATGTGCTAACGGGCGGAATGTCGCCTCTACGTGGCCGTGTGGAAGCGTTTGGGGAGCCAATTGCGACTCATAGGAAGGCCGGTAACATTGCCTATATGGCGCAGAGAGAAGCCATTGAGTGGGATTTTCCTATCTCTGTATGGGAAACTGTCATGGGGGGGCGCTATGGGCATATGCGCCACGACCCCTTATGGCGGCGGCTCCTACCTGCCCGTTGGTATGCGGCTAACCACCGGGACGCAGTGCACAAGGCGCTAGAGGACGTTAACATGCTGGCTCTGGCGGATCGTCCCATCGGTGCACTTTCCGGAGGGCAAAAAAAGCGTGTGCTTTTGGCCCGCGCCCTGGCTCAGCAGGCGAAAATTCTACTGCTAGATGAGCCGCTGGCAGGTGTGGATCCACCGAGTGAACAGCTGATCCTGGATGTTTTAAAGCGTGAGCGGGCTTCGGGTCGCACCGTCATTATGGTGACCCATGATATGCCTGGTGCACGTCGCTATGTTGATCATGTTGTATTAATCAATCGGTTCGTACGAGGCTCCGGCTTGCCCGAGGAAATGCTGAGCACTACTAGGCTAGCTGAACTAGCAGTGAGCGCGATTGAGCAAACGAATACTGACCAAGCGCTTCGCTCCAGTGCTTTTGCGTTAAGGCAAGGATAA
- a CDS encoding metal ABC transporter substrate-binding protein, translating into MTKHCMWIVLGASLAWGSSSAQADELLESPISVAVTFSVLGDLVEKVAGDDARVTVLTPVNAEVHEWELTPDNFAALENADLVFYNGYQLEQWMRQVEATVSDSVPVIAVAEASGYPTKSIVTGEMEGDVDPHLWMDPRAAAAYVQVIANAIEDLLPHQAEAIQQRAVSLKEQLHELHVELQEALEVIPEERRVLLSSEAAFLYFADAFHFEHDGIWGTNAETEGSPRQLMRIIDIINERQPAALFWESTISDRYVSSVARDTGLPVAGPLYVDSLSEPSGEAGDYFAMLRHNVELLRSHLVVE; encoded by the coding sequence ATGACCAAGCATTGTATGTGGATAGTGTTGGGCGCGTCCTTGGCCTGGGGGAGCAGTAGTGCTCAGGCAGATGAGCTACTCGAGTCGCCGATTAGCGTTGCCGTTACCTTTTCTGTGCTAGGAGACTTGGTCGAGAAAGTAGCGGGTGATGATGCGCGAGTAACCGTGTTAACGCCTGTTAATGCTGAAGTGCATGAGTGGGAGCTAACGCCTGATAATTTTGCGGCTCTAGAGAATGCTGACCTGGTTTTTTACAACGGCTATCAGCTTGAGCAGTGGATGCGTCAAGTAGAGGCAACGGTGAGCGACAGCGTTCCAGTGATTGCTGTGGCGGAAGCATCGGGCTACCCGACTAAGTCCATTGTGACAGGGGAAATGGAAGGCGATGTAGATCCTCATTTATGGATGGATCCCCGTGCTGCCGCCGCTTATGTGCAAGTGATTGCGAATGCTATAGAGGATTTGCTACCGCACCAGGCAGAAGCGATTCAGCAGCGTGCCGTATCGCTCAAAGAACAGTTGCATGAGTTGCATGTCGAACTGCAAGAAGCGCTAGAGGTGATTCCTGAAGAGCGGAGAGTGCTGCTTTCAAGCGAAGCTGCCTTTCTTTACTTCGCTGATGCTTTCCACTTCGAGCATGATGGTATTTGGGGCACCAACGCTGAAACAGAAGGCTCTCCACGCCAGTTGATGCGCATCATTGATATTATTAATGAGCGTCAACCGGCTGCGCTATTTTGGGAAAGCACCATTTCTGACCGATATGTGTCCAGTGTCGCGCGTGACACTGGTTTGCCGGTTGCCGGGCCGCTCTATGTTGACTCATTAAGCGAGCCATCTGGGGAAGCGGGTGACTATTTTGCGATGCTGCGTCATAACGTAGAGTTACTGCGCAGCCACCTTGTTGTTGAGTAA
- a CDS encoding GGDEF domain-containing protein gives MERTAELVATNLQLSSLATHDHLTEMHNRHHVLELASTEFHRVSRYGLSICVMMLDIDHFKSINDGHAAGIRP, from the coding sequence ATGGAACGCACCGCCGAATTAGTGGCTACGAATTTGCAACTGTCCTCTCTAGCCACCCATGATCATCTTACTGAAATGCATAATCGGCATCATGTCCTTGAGCTGGCCAGCACTGAGTTCCATCGGGTTTCCCGTTATGGTCTGTCGATTTGCGTGATGATGCTGGACATTGACCACTTCAAGTCGATTAATGATGGACACGCGGCAGGTATCAGGCCCTAA
- a CDS encoding RES family NAD+ phosphorylase, producing MPTLSAGKVTGYRLVNSKFPPIDLFDDVADAEEFAALHALQALTNPRLQNEVGNLALLPTEQIPFGIRGCSYAVAPFTHVNPQGSRFSDGGFGVLYFADTFETAIAEVKHHQQVYWQNVPGLHYERFVFRGLKSTFNEDGFYDALTLPIEHAIYAPDDYSISQPFGAEVRQSLGGLRYHSVRKQGASCWALTTPSGVADIIQTTHLEMIWNGAITQVNHLRFSRR from the coding sequence TTGCCGACGTTGTCAGCTGGGAAAGTTACCGGTTATCGCTTGGTTAACAGTAAATTCCCACCTATTGACCTGTTCGATGATGTGGCGGACGCAGAAGAATTTGCCGCACTTCATGCATTGCAGGCATTAACGAATCCACGTTTACAAAATGAAGTCGGAAACTTAGCGCTGTTGCCAACGGAGCAAATTCCTTTTGGAATTCGTGGCTGCTCTTATGCGGTTGCTCCCTTTACGCATGTGAACCCACAGGGGTCGCGCTTTAGTGACGGCGGTTTTGGTGTGCTCTATTTTGCCGATACGTTTGAAACTGCCATTGCTGAAGTAAAGCATCACCAGCAGGTGTATTGGCAAAATGTCCCCGGTTTGCACTACGAGCGGTTTGTGTTTCGCGGCTTAAAAAGCACTTTCAATGAAGATGGCTTTTACGATGCGCTCACTTTACCCATTGAGCATGCTATTTATGCACCCGATGATTACTCTATCTCGCAGCCATTTGGTGCTGAGGTCCGTCAATCTCTGGGTGGGTTGCGCTACCATTCTGTTCGTAAGCAGGGCGCAAGCTGTTGGGCGCTTACTACGCCAAGTGGTGTGGCTGACATCATCCAAACCACCCACTTGGAAATGATTTGGAACGGTGCTATCACCCAGGTAAACCATCTGCGCTTTTCCCGACGATGA
- the cas6f gene encoding type I-F CRISPR-associated endoribonuclease Cas6/Csy4, which translates to MRYFFYIKYLMPSANHAFLAGRCIACLHGFISGPKITNSGIGVSFPSWATGTVGDSIAFVSKDINSLSYLSSARYFKNMADEGFIDVSDIKMVPETLEEVRFIRNQHIAKSFPGEIKRRLIRSKNRAEKRGETFMPSSAVSDRFVDQCHVIPIDSRSSGQRFPLYVQLEALGEESKYDNYNSYGLATQHTHSGTVPNLKQIT; encoded by the coding sequence ATGAGATACTTTTTTTACATAAAATATCTAATGCCTTCAGCCAATCACGCATTTTTAGCAGGGAGGTGTATTGCTTGCTTACATGGGTTTATAAGCGGCCCTAAAATAACGAATTCCGGCATTGGTGTTTCGTTTCCATCATGGGCTACGGGCACAGTTGGTGATTCAATCGCTTTCGTGAGTAAAGATATTAACTCTTTGTCTTATTTATCATCAGCGCGCTATTTTAAGAATATGGCGGACGAAGGGTTTATTGACGTTAGTGATATTAAAATGGTTCCAGAGACATTAGAAGAAGTTAGGTTTATTAGAAATCAGCATATTGCTAAATCTTTTCCGGGAGAAATTAAGAGACGGCTCATCCGCAGCAAAAATCGGGCTGAAAAACGTGGCGAGACGTTCATGCCTAGCAGTGCCGTATCAGATCGCTTCGTTGATCAATGCCACGTAATTCCAATTGATAGCCGATCGTCAGGCCAGCGCTTCCCTTTGTATGTGCAGCTTGAAGCACTTGGCGAAGAAAGCAAGTATGATAACTACAATAGTTACGGATTGGCTACACAACACACACACTCTGGCACTGTGCCAAATCTTAAGCAGATTACCTAA
- the mntR gene encoding manganese-binding transcriptional regulator MntR, which translates to MSDHEQQRVSSPPSLSGDALPPLEQHARQYETVRNAHETELIEDYVELIGDLLRHRGEARAADIASRMAVSQATVSKMIRRLNDLGLVTSKPYRSLFLTEEGQKMAETSRARHDVVLHFLRALGVNDSTARIDAEGMEHHVSDETLAIMQRFTEQQNS; encoded by the coding sequence ATGAGTGATCACGAACAGCAGCGCGTTTCTTCTCCACCTAGCCTCAGCGGCGATGCACTTCCTCCCTTGGAGCAGCATGCCAGGCAATATGAAACGGTGCGTAATGCCCATGAAACTGAGCTAATCGAAGATTATGTTGAGTTGATTGGCGACCTACTGCGCCATCGCGGAGAAGCCCGCGCGGCGGATATCGCCAGTCGAATGGCTGTCAGCCAAGCGACAGTATCGAAAATGATTCGCCGCTTAAATGATCTGGGCTTAGTTACCAGTAAGCCTTACCGCTCTCTGTTTCTAACGGAAGAGGGGCAGAAAATGGCGGAAACCTCTCGAGCGCGCCACGATGTCGTGCTGCATTTTTTGCGTGCTTTGGGCGTTAATGACAGCACTGCGCGCATTGACGCAGAAGGCATGGAACATCACGTAAGCGATGAAACTCTTGCTATCATGCAGCGCTTTACCGAGCAGCAGAATAGCTAA
- a CDS encoding antitoxin Xre/MbcA/ParS toxin-binding domain-containing protein, producing the protein MPEPPISPHKARNNKREIWAAEFWRFVATQAMRKESERLKSIQVGLSPTLFLTVRETFQLQDKQIKALLNMSVSAVHRRRREGKNLDSVASERLDRVATVSHLTMEVFEDKLAVIDWMSSSNEALGGQAPVMLCGTDIEAKQVRRLLLAMKYGGVA; encoded by the coding sequence ATGCCAGAACCACCCATCTCGCCTCATAAAGCTAGGAATAATAAGCGTGAAATATGGGCAGCAGAGTTCTGGCGTTTTGTTGCAACCCAAGCGATGCGTAAAGAGTCTGAGCGTTTAAAAAGTATCCAGGTGGGCCTCTCACCAACGTTATTCCTAACAGTGCGAGAGACCTTTCAGCTACAGGATAAGCAGATTAAGGCATTGTTAAATATGTCCGTCTCGGCGGTTCACCGCCGCAGACGTGAAGGGAAAAATCTGGACTCCGTGGCATCAGAACGTCTTGATAGGGTTGCGACCGTAAGTCACCTTACGATGGAGGTATTCGAGGATAAGCTGGCCGTGATCGACTGGATGTCTAGTTCGAACGAAGCGCTGGGAGGACAGGCACCTGTCATGCTCTGTGGTACTGATATCGAGGCAAAACAGGTTCGGCGTCTACTGCTTGCTATGAAGTATGGCGGCGTGGCGTGA
- a CDS encoding metal ABC transporter permease, whose translation MTEMLMGLEVFSDALVSGLIAALMLLVNLLPEEISKPFQYAFMQRALLTSIMVGAICGMLSCYVVLKRWSLLGDAISHAVLPGVALAYLLGLPFFIGAFVTGALTSLGIGAIERHTRIKSDAAMGIMFTGAFALGIVLISKIASSTHLMHILFGNVLGVQQSALLLTLAASVVALLVVWLAFRPLMLYAFDPTQAQALGFNTGVIHYGLILLLTLTIVASLETVGIILVVAMLITPGATAHLLTDRFKTMLLLSMGVGVGSAVLGLYLSFAFDVASGGTIVLVATSCFFMALLFSPKHGVLMRLWRHRQVEG comes from the coding sequence ATGACCGAGATGTTGATGGGCCTAGAGGTCTTTAGTGATGCATTGGTCAGCGGTTTAATCGCTGCGCTGATGCTGCTGGTAAACTTGCTTCCCGAAGAGATATCGAAGCCATTCCAATATGCATTTATGCAGCGGGCGCTACTGACTTCTATCATGGTTGGTGCTATCTGCGGCATGCTTTCGTGTTACGTCGTATTAAAACGGTGGTCGTTATTGGGCGATGCTATTTCCCACGCCGTGTTACCTGGCGTTGCGTTGGCGTACTTATTAGGGCTGCCTTTTTTTATCGGCGCTTTTGTCACTGGGGCATTAACATCGCTGGGTATTGGTGCCATTGAGCGTCATACGCGGATCAAATCCGATGCGGCGATGGGGATTATGTTCACTGGAGCATTTGCGCTTGGCATTGTGCTAATTAGTAAAATTGCCTCTAGCACCCATTTAATGCATATCCTGTTTGGGAATGTGCTGGGCGTACAGCAGTCTGCGCTGTTGTTAACACTGGCGGCCAGTGTAGTGGCGCTGTTGGTGGTGTGGCTCGCATTTAGGCCGTTGATGCTATACGCGTTCGACCCTACTCAGGCACAGGCACTTGGCTTTAATACCGGCGTTATTCATTACGGTTTGATTCTTCTGCTCACATTAACCATTGTGGCGAGCCTGGAAACCGTCGGTATCATCCTGGTAGTGGCGATGCTGATTACGCCGGGTGCCACTGCCCATCTGCTAACAGATCGCTTTAAAACCATGCTGCTACTGTCGATGGGCGTTGGGGTAGGATCGGCAGTGCTAGGTTTGTACCTCTCGTTTGCGTTTGATGTAGCTTCTGGCGGTACCATCGTACTGGTGGCGACAAGCTGTTTCTTTATGGCACTACTCTTTTCACCTAAGCACGGTGTGCTAATGCGTTTATGGCGCCACCGCCAAGTTGAGGGGTGA
- a CDS encoding DUF3750 domain-containing protein yields the protein MKTLLRWLLGCVALLALLLVGPAWMLASGTIAIDVHWSSLDRSSAGLAPTPESSSEAVVQVYAANAYNWRGAFGVHPWIAIKEEGESNYRILQVMSWRRPTVVAAIDTPDRAWFGNAPMLLADYRGDVASALIPEIIAATKRYPSAERYRVWPGPNSNTFIAWIAREVEGFSVALPATAVGKDFLFDGVFAPTPSGTGYQLSLGGVVGFLLAKEEGIEINLLGLSFGVDVMRPALKLPGIGRLGMPARVLGS from the coding sequence ATGAAAACACTCCTGCGATGGCTCCTTGGCTGTGTGGCGCTTTTGGCGTTGCTGTTGGTGGGCCCTGCATGGATGCTGGCAAGCGGGACAATTGCGATCGATGTGCACTGGTCTAGTCTTGATCGTTCATCTGCTGGGTTGGCGCCCACACCTGAAAGTTCGAGTGAAGCCGTGGTGCAGGTATATGCCGCTAATGCCTACAATTGGCGAGGCGCTTTTGGGGTGCATCCTTGGATCGCCATTAAAGAGGAAGGGGAGTCGAATTACCGCATTCTGCAGGTGATGAGCTGGCGCCGGCCGACCGTGGTTGCTGCCATTGATACGCCTGACCGTGCTTGGTTTGGCAATGCCCCTATGCTGCTTGCAGATTATAGAGGTGATGTTGCAAGTGCGCTTATTCCCGAAATAATCGCTGCCACGAAGCGCTACCCCAGCGCTGAACGCTATCGCGTGTGGCCAGGTCCTAATAGTAATACCTTTATTGCCTGGATTGCTCGAGAGGTTGAAGGCTTTAGCGTGGCGTTACCAGCTACTGCGGTAGGCAAAGACTTCCTATTTGATGGTGTGTTTGCTCCTACGCCCAGCGGGACGGGCTACCAGCTTTCGCTTGGCGGTGTGGTTGGCTTCTTGTTGGCGAAAGAGGAGGGTATTGAGATTAACTTGCTGGGTTTGAGTTTTGGCGTTGACGTTATGCGTCCCGCATTGAAACTGCCTGGCATAGGTAGGTTGGGGATGCCTGCGCGAGTGTTGGGAAGCTGA